attttacaattgtgccatttctgttaaataattaaaattgcatttaaataagcttgttcaagtgataagtcattaaaaacatggcaGCTAAAGATGTAAATGGTTACATGAGATTTATTCATCAGCCATGGCGCCAGTGCTCATCATGCACCAACCATGAGAGGAAATGTTGGGATgttattcaggcgttggagcgTCAAACCCCTTACACTTGGGTTCGGCgacattttggggaaattatTGTCGgtcattttacagaagagccaTGGATTCAAAACGTTCAAATGACACAACTTTTTATAAACTGTGCAATGCGGTGAGAGCTCTGGAGGAGCCGGCATCACATCacgtttaaaaaataaaagcaaaccatCATCCTActcctacttcctgtcgtcgttgTCATAGTTTTGGCCAGTTGTAACATCCAgatgttgatcatgtgactcgtgatgaGAAAAAGTATTTCCGTTTCACTTCTGTGACATACATCTATgttgatatggctgaaaaatcaTCTCATCCCAGCtcaaaaaaaagcttttatcaAAAACTTGTGAGCTTTTTTCGAAATTGGCGTGTTTccgttaagcaaatttatttttgtaatttcaagtTGTGCAGCTTTATGCTTAATGGAGACACAGTAAGTGATGTGCACCTGTGCAGGTGTGCGTTCGCAGTTCTTTGCAACCTCCAGGATCACCGGGTCAGTGAGCAGCTCTCCTTTCCCTAAAGATGAGTACGCTTGAAAACAGACACCAAACTCCTTACACAGACTCCTCAGTTCAGGCTGGCAGAGCCGCGGGTGAAACTCCACCTGCAGGAagcaaaaactcagaaataaaccagacacactgcaaaaatacaaaatattactgagcatttttggtctacttagcatatttaaaataagtcaaaactaacttagaagtaacgtttcagcaacaaatgttagcatgttttaagtaaataattacttagtattgaaaaagtacttttgtagagcagaacaagacattttcccccaattataatattatatattatatattaacGGCCTAAGCCATTTCttgataaaaaaattactttggccattattttatcaaaatgaCTGTAAGAACATCTTGTTCTACTGgtagataatttcacttatcaCTAGTACTTTGTTCTCTGCTACTATACAGACTCTGTCGTGattgctaaggctagttagcatggccaccgatgacgaCAGATCAACGGTTTCACTGTAATGGTAATTTGTTTCTccatcattagcacatttagcagcgcgtTCATGATGACGATtcacagcgctaagaccctcctcctgactctgattggttgtttttggtcgggagctGTGCATTTCTTGAAACTGTGATGGCAGCTCTGGGAGGAGAtgaattttttcacatattatctgtctcatattatgttgtcatgacatggtgacagttcaaacaaatatgtaaaaaacttcttttttttaaaaaatagaagttACTTAACGCAGCTTTAATACTCAAATACCATGAAGTTCAGCCAACAGCTAAAGCTTGGACCAAAATGAGTCATCAACAGAAAGTTGATCCTTGAAAGATTAAAGTGCTGGAATGGCCTAGTCCAAGTTCAGAACTCACTCCTGGATTGAAATGCTGCAGTGGAGAGCTGAACGATGTGAGAGACTGACAGTCATGCAGAAATCCACTGTGATTAAAGGCTAATGCATAATGGGGGTATATCTCATGTGTCCTACCTGTAAGACTGCAGGAGGAACTTTACAGCTTTGCATCAGAGCTCTCATGTGTGCTGGTGTGTAGTTGGAGACTCCAATGGCTCTCAGCTTCCCCTGAccatgcagctcctccagactagcccaACTCTGAGCTCGGTTACCTGGAATCAAACGTTACATCATCCTGTTACACAAAGCCTGCATCTATATTTTAGGGAGCAAACATGAGAGGTCAGTGAACACAGTACGTAATGCACTAATCATTCAGCAAACCCGGGAAATAAAGAAACACTTTAACCACTGAGATATTAATTCATATTAAAGTGAAATGAGAGCTGATCTCCATCGTAAAATCTTAATTACAAGaattaagagtaaaaatgtgtcggtgaaaaactaaaaacaaccactATGAAGAATCTGTAAGAGCCACAGATTATCCTAATATAAACTGaattagttatttttctttctggagCCTTAAGGTGTTGCAAACTGGACCTCTGTGATTAAAAATGTCTACATCAATGAGGCTTTATTGATGAGgtcaaatcaagtttatttatagagcacatgtcagcaacaaggcacttcaaagtgatttacatcataaaaacataatgcagcaaccaattgtgaaacaagcagtaaacattacattttgtcaaattccaTAGTCAAAATCATCATGCAAatgaacattgatcaatataaaTATCTATTGATCAATATTCCACTTACTGCTAGTCAATGGCAACTCTAATCAGATGGGTTTTTAAGAAACCCGGTGTTTGATGCCAATACAAGAAAACAACCACAAATAAAGATTATTTATGTCCAACACCAAACActcaaaaacacataaacaggTTTACCTGTGCAAAAATTAATAAGCTGTGCTCTAGTAGTAATTTGTGTTGGACTAGCACATAGAATCCCTAtaagatattttaaagttgGTGGTTGCAATGTGTCAAAAGTTGAGAGAGCtagagtggaaggaaaagcacTGCACTAGAttgcaataaaattttatttttccaaggaAAACAATAGTATGATCTGTCCTGTACCTGGGTTGCAGTCGTCAGCCACTGGCAGTCCTTGAGTACCGGGCCAGTGGATCAGGTAGAGGTCAATGTACTCCAAGTCCAGCTGGGACAAACTGTGGAGAGCCCCCTCCATCGCCCTCACACCTTGATCCTTAGGGCCCAGCTTACTGCAACAAAACATAGAGGAAAGGACATTACAGGcaatgtaaacaattaactacagaagaaaaaaaaataaccaccTGGTTATGAACACATCCTCTCTATTCAAGCCATGTTTTGGAAGAAGTTCTCTCAGAGCTTTGCCTAAGTCAGCTTCATTGCGATAGACCGCTGCACTGTCGAAGGATCTGTATCCAGCAGCCAGAGCAGCATCCACAGCCTGATAAACATCTGCAGGGCCACAGAGCTTGTAGGTCCCCAGACCCAACAGAGGCATCTGAAGCCCGGTGTTCAGGGCAACAGAATGTGCAGAAGAGACGGGCATGGGAGACATCTGATGCTGAAAACCCAGCTCTGTCAATAATGAAGAAACATACGGGGCATGGCAATTAAACACTAGAATAAAATGGTGCAAAATAACATTAACGCATTGTAAATGTATGAGCTATAGCAAAGTACAAGAGCTGAACTTAAAGCTGTAAACACCATTCAATAATTACAGTTAAATGATCGGTATAAGCTTAAAATTGTCATAAACATCACAGTTTTAACTAATCTCCGTTGAAagaatttaagataaaataacatCAACCCCAAACTATTCACTTTTAACAAGGaacagcagaaaatgtcaactaaacaataaaaatctacCTTGCACAACGCTGACAACTGCAAAAAACTTCCTGTTATCAGCTGGCAGTCATGTGACACACAATTGGGCGGTTTTTTGCCGTCACCATAGTGACATTTGCCCTGGCGCCGCTGATTGGATGATGACGAAGCCAATCAGAGTAGCGCAACTAACTTAGAGGCGGGAATAAAGACACGAGAAACGGGCTTGATTGACGGGCAGGTTGTTAACCGTTGACGTCCTGCCGCCTGCCGGAGATTGAAGTTGCTACAGAGAAGACGAATTTGACGACGCCATTTTTCTGCTGCTATTACGGTAATTAGAAGACAGTTAGAATGGGAGTTTATTTACAAAACTACCTGATAATAAGttgaacaattattttaaaaatgcgttaaaagtttaaaaactgtttgtaCGTTATCTAATTTCAGTTACGGCAGGTCAGAGATGGCGCTGCGGCCCTTTTCTTTCCCATCCCCAGAAACTCGCTTCTTTACAGCTGACAGTTTAATCTACAAGTTCAAGATTAGAGGAGGAAACAGCTTCAGGCAAGGCAgatattcatgtttttacattattctCGCGTCCTTCGAAGGTTTGAGGGAAAATCACAACCTTTTAACATAAGAGAAAGAAACTCTGGTGTCTTTTTGTTGACTCAGAGCCAGAGCTACAAATATTCTGTCAGTTatccatgtgtgtgttttctaatttttttatgaatgtcaTCATTATTGACTTACGTCTTCACCGTATATCGAAAATATACATGCATTTTCTGATACTTAACCACTTCATTGGAAATTTTAactgcctcttttttttctcgtttACCCACATGTAATTTTCAATCTTGCTAGGTTTTgagttggatttttatttaattacaaatgATCAGAAATTCTAAATTTGACCATTTAAATTCTTTTCATGCAAAAcccttaaaaaatatatcaaatgctattttttattctccaatcagatattttcaaatttgatttgtttgtttttttcggGTGTAGTTCTTGAGCTTGGCAGTATAAAAAAAGAGGCAGTAATATTGTTTAACTCCAGGAAAACGTTTGTTGATGCAATGTTTGGATGGTGggctaaaaagaataaatgtaatGCTCACAAATTACTTGCACAAATTATGGGGCCACtggttgaaatgtgtttttataatttttttaatttatttttacaatttctttctAGATTTTATGCATcatgcttttatgttttctctttatgttATGTTAAGGGTGTCAATAttgacttttttatgtttttattgaccTGAGTCTGTTATTAAGGTTATTTGTACTtgtgatataatttttttctatatacTCAGTGAAGATGAGGCTTTACAAGAAGGAAGCTTTGATCAAGAAATGGAGGTAATTTCTTTGTCATTGCcagttaaaacagtttttttcatctgtgtatgtttctttttcttaccCTGTCTCATATTTTGTGCTTTCAGGAAATTGTCAGAGCTGTCCTTGGCAACTTGGACTGCCTCCAGCCCTTCTCCACTcaacatttcatcatttttccTTGTATCCTTTCCTTTACTTTATTCGCGAATCATTGTCTTAATATATATCACCCCCCATTTAGCCAGTGTTTGGTCTGTTAACCTGAAATTGGCTCATCAACAGTTACATGGGTCTTCCTTTGTATAAAACTTGTGATTTTGGTCTGCTGTTTGCATCTACTACAGGAAACTACCTAAAAAATTCTATAGTCTCAAAGTCTATTTGGTATGGAATTGGATTAAAGTAGTTTCCAgaaactggaaaagaaaatcaagtatgaaaatatttcattttcaggtTTAGTTCCTTGTTACATTGTCAACATGATAATTATGAGAGCTTCAAAAAGTAAGTTCCCCCTATCAATGTCGTTATactggtttttaaataaaagttgtgttAAAAGTGTtcacattaaaattcaaaaattctttattaatcccaaaggtaaattaaataaataaaaactgaactatttaaattaaatagttGCGTTCATCCAAGCAGCTTATTATTGCACTTAAAACAGTCCTTTGTGGTATGAATATTGCACACACTGGTACTGTCAGCCATCCATCACCTAAATGTTTCCTTGACTTTGCCTTCCAGATAAAAAGAGCTGGGGGAAAGTGTGCAAACACGATGCGAAGAAGCTGTCATTCTATCCCTTTGCTATCATCCTCTACCTGGAGAAGAACACGTTCAGAGGTGAGAATGGATGCAGCATCTGTTCGATAAGCAGACAGTTTTACTGCTAAAAATCTAAGGTTTATTTATCTGCTAGTGGAGCTTTAATTAAGACGAAGATGAAGAAGTGATCACAAGCTTTTAGGCAAGCTGGATGTGATAAGGAGCGAATAAAAGATCCTCtaatgtggaaatatttatcttgtttcagggaatgaaagagaaaaggtgAGTTATTCTTTCTTATTTCCTAAAGACTAACAGTAAAGCCTAAGTATCACCTTTGTAACGGTGCCTTTTTTGTGTGATATTCATGCAAaaccatttctgcttttaagtTTTGTGTAATATTAAAGCTATCTACCCTGATGTAAGTTTATATAAAAACGAGCtgttaagttttgtatttttattttagatgaaGGAAATGCAGCTCATTCCCACTTTTTCTGATGAGCCACAGCCAAAGCGCAGCCGCGGGGACTCACCACTAGAGGACGCCATTATTAAACGATTAATGAAAGACATGGAAACTGAAAGCAGCAAATCAGTGACTGGGTGAGTACATGAAGTTGAGTAATATTCATATTAGAGTCACACAAGCTTGAGGTTGGATTAATATTTAGCAAATTAGCCTTTGTTAGGGTTGGTATACTATCGACAATGCAGCCTTTTTTGGTAAAATGGTAAAAGTTTCAAAGTCAGTTATATCAGTGCTATAATTTGTTTAGCATTCCTGCAATCATATCGGGCTTTATGCAACCTAACAAAGTTCTTCTACAGCTcaagtttttttgttcctttagcagattttacttttaaaaatcagataattTAAATTTGAGACAAGCCAAAAATCCTATCAGAATATTCAGAatataacttatttttttccaaatattgcCCCGTTTCCACCTGTAAACTGTGTTCTGTGGATTTCATTCCAACACAACTTGCACGCATGCAAATCTAATCGTATTTTATTTAACACTTATTTACGTTTCTGGAGTTACCTGGTTGATTGTTTCGAGTTGCTGAGTTTGCAGCAACTGCTCTGTTTTACAGAAGGAAACCTCCAGTATGAGCAGCAACCTGCTGTGACAAACTGGGGTTTTATACAGCAGGAAatacacaaagaacagaaaaaatcaAAGAAGTCTTTAGTCTGGAATACTTTCTATTGGAAAAGAAAGGCAATTTTTATATTATAGCTCCACAATAATCACAGAACTAAGCCCCCAGTCAACCCAAACTTTTCtcgtttttattaatttttgacTTCTGTGAAGCACCTTGTGCTATTGAAATAAAGTGACTTTACCAACCAGCACATACAgatacttttgtcttttcacatCATACTAGGTGAGATCAGAGCAGCTCATATTGCTGTTATTACTGATTCAAAGAGGCGTAGATTACGGTACTGATCCGGGACTGATCTCTGTGTTGCAACCCTCACTCAAGCTGTCCAAATGGATTCAGTGCTTTCAATACAAACAAAGTCGTTGCAAATTATcctagaagttttttttaatctatatcAGATTCAACAGATTTCTCAGATTAGGTGGACAATGGAGGATGGTACGATGgactgagctgctgctgtccaTTACACAAACCCTGGATTAGCCCTTACAGTTGATAGTGGTTA
The window above is part of the Xiphophorus couchianus chromosome 14, X_couchianus-1.0, whole genome shotgun sequence genome. Proteins encoded here:
- the LOC114157977 gene encoding uncharacterized protein LOC114157977, translated to MSPMPVSSAHSVALNTGLQMPLLGLGTYKLCGPADVYQAVDAALAAGYRSFDSAAVYRNEADLGKALRELLPKHGLNREDVFITSKLGPKDQGVRAMEGALHSLSQLDLEYIDLYLIHWPGTQGLPVADDCNPGNRAQSWASLEELHGQGKLRAIGVSNYTPAHMRALMQSCKVPPAVLQVEFHPRLCQPELRSLCKEFGVCFQAYSSLGKGELLTDPVILEVAKNCERTPAQVLLRWAVQQGVPVLPKSSNPERILRNAEVFDFTLSDPDMDRLSALDCGHRFCWDPSEVA
- the majin gene encoding membrane-anchored junction protein, with the translated sequence MALRPFSFPSPETRFFTADSLIYKFKIRGGNSFSEDEALQEGSFDQEMEEIVRAVLGNLDCLQPFSTQHFIIFPYKKSWGKVCKHDAKKLSFYPFAIILYLEKNTFRGNEREKMKEMQLIPTFSDEPQPKRSRGDSPLEDAIIKRLMKDMETESSKSVTGMVELEHQHTVEEAAQDPATTEEPQMIQFTAEKDRMPEKPGILKQLIRPRTNNCAQSTWGTFYLCTPAGREKWQRTCYDEAY